A single genomic interval of Microbacterium sp. zg-Y1090 harbors:
- a CDS encoding histidinol-phosphate transaminase, with amino-acid sequence MGGVIPSLNDLPLRDDLRGQTPYGAPQAALPVALNVNENTHPVPDEVAGDILDAVARALRDVNRYPDREFTALREAFAEYLGHGLSRDQIWAANGSNEVLQHVLQAFAGPGRTAFSFAPTYSMYPLLTRGTGATWVAGHRAHDFTLAPDDAASQVAEAAPDVVFLCAPNNPTGTPLSLDVVEAVYEATAGVVIVDEAYVEFAPRDARSAVTLMPGRERLVVSRTMSKAFAFAGARVGYLAADPALIDALRLVRLPYHLSALTQAAATAALRHAPVMLGMVDEIVSQRDRISATLEALGYEPHESWTNFVLFGGVADPAATWQALYDRGVLIRDVGIPHHLRVTAGTEQETTAFLDALASIDSGS; translated from the coding sequence ATGGGAGGGGTGATCCCGAGTCTCAACGACCTCCCCCTCCGCGACGATCTGCGCGGCCAGACGCCGTACGGCGCTCCGCAGGCGGCACTCCCCGTCGCTCTGAACGTCAACGAGAACACGCATCCGGTTCCCGACGAGGTCGCGGGCGACATCCTCGACGCCGTCGCTCGTGCGCTGCGCGACGTGAACCGTTACCCCGACCGCGAGTTCACGGCGCTGCGCGAGGCCTTCGCCGAGTACCTCGGCCACGGCCTGTCCCGCGACCAGATCTGGGCGGCGAACGGCTCGAACGAGGTGCTGCAGCATGTGCTGCAGGCGTTCGCCGGTCCCGGCCGCACCGCGTTCTCCTTCGCGCCGACCTACTCGATGTACCCGCTGTTGACGCGGGGGACGGGAGCCACCTGGGTCGCCGGTCACCGCGCGCACGACTTCACCCTCGCTCCCGACGACGCGGCATCGCAGGTCGCGGAGGCGGCGCCCGACGTGGTCTTCCTCTGCGCGCCGAACAACCCCACCGGAACGCCGCTGTCACTCGACGTGGTCGAGGCGGTCTACGAGGCCACAGCCGGTGTCGTGATCGTCGATGAGGCGTACGTCGAGTTCGCCCCACGCGACGCGCGGTCGGCGGTGACGCTGATGCCGGGGCGCGAGCGGCTCGTGGTGTCCCGCACCATGAGCAAGGCCTTCGCCTTCGCCGGAGCGCGGGTGGGATACCTCGCAGCCGATCCCGCGCTGATCGACGCCCTGCGGCTGGTGCGGCTGCCGTACCACCTCAGCGCACTCACTCAGGCGGCCGCCACCGCCGCGCTGCGGCACGCGCCGGTCATGCTGGGCATGGTCGACGAGATCGTCTCCCAGCGCGACCGCATCTCGGCGACCCTGGAGGCGCTGGGATACGAGCCCCACGAGTCGTGGACGAACTTCGTGCTGTTCGGCGGCGTCGCCGACCCCGCCGCCACGTGGCAGGCGCTCTACGACAGGGGAGTGCTCATCCGCGACGTCGGCATCCCGCACCACCTCCGGGTGACGGCGGGGACCGAGCAGGAGACGACCGCGTTCCTCGACGCGCTGGCGTCGATAGACTCGGGGTCATGA
- the hisH gene encoding imidazole glycerol phosphate synthase subunit HisH, producing MSEAARPLVAVLDYGSGNVHSAVKALVAAGADARLTADRGLIRDADGLVVPGVGAFRAVMDALRASRADELIDRRLAGGLPVLGICVGMQVMFEHGVERGEDTAGLGEWPGAVTELDAPILPHMGWNTVEPGEGSVLFRGLEQERFYFVHSYAAQSWELDVIPPFPAPALTWSRHGAPFLAAVENGPLSATQFHPEKSGEAGIRLLSNWIGALRPTTV from the coding sequence GTGAGCGAGGCCGCCCGGCCTCTCGTTGCGGTGCTCGACTACGGATCGGGCAACGTCCACTCCGCGGTGAAGGCGCTCGTCGCCGCCGGGGCCGATGCACGGCTCACGGCTGACCGCGGACTCATCCGCGACGCCGACGGGCTCGTCGTCCCGGGGGTGGGTGCCTTCCGCGCCGTGATGGACGCGCTGCGTGCCAGCCGTGCCGATGAGCTCATCGACCGGCGACTGGCCGGGGGACTGCCGGTGCTGGGCATCTGCGTGGGCATGCAGGTGATGTTCGAGCACGGCGTCGAGCGCGGCGAGGACACCGCCGGCCTGGGTGAATGGCCCGGCGCCGTCACCGAGCTCGACGCCCCGATCCTGCCGCACATGGGCTGGAACACCGTCGAGCCCGGCGAGGGGTCGGTGCTCTTCCGCGGGCTCGAGCAGGAGCGGTTCTACTTCGTGCACTCCTACGCCGCGCAGTCGTGGGAGCTCGACGTCATCCCGCCGTTCCCCGCGCCGGCCCTCACCTGGAGCCGTCACGGTGCGCCGTTCCTCGCCGCCGTCGAGAACGGGCCGCTCTCGGCCACCCAGTTCCACCCGGAGAAGTCCGGCGAAGCCGGCATCCGTCTGCTGTCCAATTGGATCGGCGCGCTGCGCCCGACTACTGTCTGA
- a CDS encoding LysM peptidoglycan-binding domain-containing protein, with translation MTTIQLAGPTSSATRLRLTARGRRVFTGLAALPIVIAVGAAALSGGGALASGDRSAPAGSFQMVTVAAGESLWSIAEEVAPQADPRDVIHEIVRLNALESSVVAAGQRLSIPWEYTAAP, from the coding sequence ATGACCACCATCCAGCTCGCCGGACCGACGTCGTCCGCCACGCGGCTGCGGCTCACCGCCCGCGGTCGCCGGGTGTTCACCGGTCTCGCCGCCCTCCCCATCGTCATCGCCGTCGGCGCCGCCGCCCTCAGTGGGGGAGGTGCACTCGCCAGCGGGGACCGCTCCGCTCCGGCCGGCTCGTTCCAGATGGTCACCGTCGCTGCGGGCGAATCGCTGTGGTCGATCGCCGAAGAGGTCGCGCCCCAGGCCGACCCGCGCGACGTCATCCACGAGATCGTGCGGCTGAACGCCCTCGAGTCCTCCGTGGTCGCCGCCGGTCAGCGACTGTCCATCCCCTGGGAGTACACCGCCGCGCCGTGA
- a CDS encoding DUF1844 domain-containing protein, protein MNTIPDGQADSTAHASAPDAETQARWDEQDRAASAATRDIADVPAVEVITTAAVHLMSAAAVKVGLADDPETQQDLDEARKLINALAGLITAGAPEISDMHARSLRDGLRSLQLAFREASVIPDPIGKGPGEKLTGPVT, encoded by the coding sequence GTGAACACGATTCCCGATGGCCAGGCCGATTCCACGGCGCACGCGAGCGCTCCGGACGCCGAGACCCAGGCCCGCTGGGACGAGCAGGACCGCGCGGCGAGCGCCGCCACGCGCGACATCGCGGATGTGCCCGCCGTCGAGGTGATCACGACCGCCGCCGTGCACCTGATGAGCGCCGCCGCCGTGAAAGTCGGCCTCGCCGACGACCCCGAGACGCAGCAGGACCTCGACGAGGCGCGCAAGCTGATCAACGCCCTGGCAGGTCTCATCACCGCCGGCGCCCCCGAGATCAGCGACATGCATGCCCGCTCGCTGCGAGACGGACTGCGTTCGCTGCAGCTGGCGTTCCGCGAGGCGTCGGTGATCCCCGACCCGATCGGCAAGGGCCCCGGCGAGAAGCTGACCGGCCCCGTCACCTGA
- the rpmI gene encoding 50S ribosomal protein L35 yields the protein MPKQKTHSGAKKRFKVTGSGKLMKQQAGMRHNLEGKASRRTRRLNQEQVLAPGDAKVAKKLLGL from the coding sequence ATGCCGAAGCAGAAGACCCATTCGGGTGCCAAGAAGCGCTTCAAGGTCACCGGAAGCGGCAAGCTCATGAAGCAGCAGGCCGGCATGCGCCACAACCTCGAGGGCAAGGCGAGCCGCCGCACCCGTCGCCTGAACCAGGAGCAGGTCCTGGCCCCGGGTGACGCGAAGGTCGCCAAGAAGCTGCTCGGTCTCTGA
- a CDS encoding TrmH family RNA methyltransferase, which produces MLENPRSPRVRAVAKLTKRSARQETGLFLLEGPQAAREALAHRPDALVELFATPGALERHSDIRDAAEEAGVDVVFTTEAVIDAMADTVTPQGLVAVARQSPTSLKDIFAAGPRLIAICEEVRDPGNLGTIIRAADAAGADAVILTGRTVDLYNPKVVRATTGSLFHVPVAVGADLQATAARARAAGLQVVAADVGGEDFLASRALLARPTAWLFGNEARGLDEEARAHADLALRLPIYGAAESLNLATAASVCLYESAFAQRADD; this is translated from the coding sequence GTGCTCGAGAATCCGCGTTCGCCTCGTGTGCGTGCCGTCGCCAAGCTGACCAAGCGCAGCGCGCGACAGGAGACCGGACTGTTCCTGCTCGAGGGTCCGCAGGCGGCCCGCGAGGCACTCGCGCACCGGCCGGACGCGCTCGTGGAGCTCTTCGCGACACCGGGCGCTCTGGAGCGCCACTCGGACATCCGTGACGCCGCGGAGGAAGCCGGCGTCGACGTCGTCTTCACCACGGAAGCCGTCATCGATGCGATGGCCGACACGGTCACCCCGCAGGGGCTCGTGGCGGTCGCCCGCCAGTCGCCCACGTCGCTCAAGGACATCTTCGCCGCGGGCCCGCGGCTGATCGCGATCTGCGAGGAGGTGCGCGACCCCGGCAACCTCGGCACCATCATCCGGGCGGCCGACGCCGCCGGGGCGGATGCCGTGATCCTCACCGGCCGCACCGTGGACCTCTACAACCCGAAGGTCGTGCGCGCCACGACCGGCTCGCTCTTCCACGTGCCCGTCGCCGTGGGCGCCGACCTCCAGGCGACGGCGGCCCGGGCGCGCGCCGCCGGCCTGCAGGTGGTCGCGGCGGACGTGGGCGGCGAGGACTTCCTGGCCAGCCGCGCGCTGCTCGCCCGCCCCACGGCGTGGCTTTTCGGCAACGAGGCGCGGGGCCTCGACGAGGAGGCGCGTGCGCACGCCGACCTGGCGCTGCGTCTGCCCATCTACGGTGCCGCCGAGTCGCTCAACCTCGCCACCGCGGCCAGCGTCTGCCTCTACGAGTCGGCGTTCGCCCAACGCGCCGACGACTGA
- the metE gene encoding 5-methyltetrahydropteroyltriglutamate--homocysteine S-methyltransferase, whose amino-acid sequence MTDATFPAGTILGYPRIGPRRELKRAVEAHWAGDLDLEGLEQVAADLRRRTRRRLAALGLGAGDSAIPDTFSFYDQVLDAAATVGALPQRFADLRAADGTIPLTAYFTAARGDRERAPLEMTKWFDTNYHYLVPEIGPETRFALSSDRFARQVAEARADGVVVRPVIVGPVTLLALAKATDAAPEGFDPLSRLDELLPVYRALLAALRAAGAEWVQLDEPALVSESLPASPAALAEAAARAYALLGDAADRPAVLVAAGYGRLSAEAWRALAAAPIEAVALDLHRGGVPEPAPGLDGKTLVGGVIDGRNVWRGDLAAAWERLDALRALGARAVAAGTSTSLQHVPHDVADEPDLDPRLVSWLAFADQKVQQVATLATGLQVGREGIADELAAASAALADRHAAPGVRDGAVRPRAAALSPDDYSRAAAATRESAQRELGLPVLPTTTIGSFPQTGDIRRARAAAARGELTAAQYDGFLRDEIRRVIELQERLGLDVLVHGEAERNDMVQYFAENLDGFAVTRNGWVQSYGSRATRPSILWGDVSRPAPITVGWSAYAQSLTAAPVKGMLTGPVTILAWSFVRDDQPLGETADQVALALRDEIADLEAAGIRIIQVDEPALRELLPLKSADQPHYLEWSVGAFRLATAGAVPATQVHTHLCYSEFAVVIDAIAALDADVTSIEAARSRGEVIGDIRSSGFARGVGPGVYDIHSPRVPSVDEIAGLLWRAVTELPIGQVWVNPDCGLKTRGYAETVASLENLVSAARVVREEVAVRA is encoded by the coding sequence ATGACCGACGCCACGTTCCCCGCCGGTACGATCCTCGGCTACCCGCGCATCGGCCCGCGCCGCGAGCTCAAGCGCGCCGTCGAGGCGCACTGGGCCGGCGATCTGGATCTCGAAGGGCTCGAGCAGGTGGCTGCCGACCTGCGTCGGCGCACCCGCCGGCGCCTCGCAGCGCTCGGGCTGGGGGCCGGGGACTCCGCCATCCCCGACACCTTCTCGTTCTACGACCAGGTGCTCGACGCCGCCGCGACGGTGGGCGCGCTGCCGCAGCGGTTCGCCGACCTCCGTGCCGCGGACGGGACGATCCCGTTGACGGCGTACTTCACAGCGGCACGCGGCGACCGGGAGCGTGCGCCGCTGGAGATGACGAAGTGGTTCGACACCAACTACCACTACCTCGTGCCCGAGATCGGTCCCGAGACGCGGTTCGCGCTGTCGAGCGACCGCTTCGCGCGCCAGGTCGCCGAAGCGCGTGCCGACGGGGTGGTCGTCCGGCCCGTGATCGTGGGCCCGGTGACGCTGCTGGCCCTGGCCAAGGCGACGGATGCCGCGCCCGAGGGCTTCGACCCGCTCTCGCGCCTGGACGAGCTGCTGCCGGTGTACCGCGCGCTTCTCGCCGCCCTGCGCGCGGCGGGCGCGGAGTGGGTGCAGCTGGACGAGCCGGCGCTGGTGAGCGAGAGCCTGCCGGCGTCGCCTGCCGCCCTCGCCGAAGCCGCGGCCCGCGCCTATGCGCTGCTCGGCGACGCCGCCGACCGTCCCGCCGTGCTTGTCGCCGCCGGCTACGGCCGGCTGTCGGCCGAGGCGTGGCGGGCGCTCGCCGCGGCTCCGATCGAGGCGGTGGCGCTCGACCTGCACCGGGGCGGCGTGCCGGAGCCCGCCCCCGGCCTCGACGGCAAGACGCTGGTGGGTGGCGTCATCGACGGCCGCAACGTGTGGCGCGGCGACCTCGCCGCCGCCTGGGAGCGACTCGACGCGCTGCGCGCCCTCGGTGCCCGCGCCGTCGCCGCAGGCACCTCGACCTCGTTGCAGCATGTGCCGCACGACGTCGCGGATGAGCCCGACCTCGATCCCCGCCTGGTGTCCTGGCTCGCCTTCGCCGACCAGAAGGTGCAGCAGGTCGCCACGCTCGCCACGGGGCTGCAGGTCGGGCGCGAGGGCATCGCCGACGAGCTGGCGGCGGCATCCGCTGCGCTCGCCGACCGGCACGCCGCCCCCGGCGTGCGCGACGGGGCGGTCCGGCCGCGAGCAGCGGCGCTGAGTCCCGACGACTACTCGCGGGCCGCAGCCGCCACGCGGGAATCCGCGCAGCGTGAGCTCGGACTCCCCGTGCTGCCGACGACGACGATCGGCTCCTTCCCGCAGACCGGCGACATCCGCCGTGCCCGCGCCGCCGCTGCGCGTGGAGAACTGACCGCCGCGCAGTACGACGGCTTCCTGCGCGACGAGATCCGCCGGGTGATCGAGCTGCAGGAGCGCCTGGGGCTGGACGTGCTGGTGCACGGCGAGGCGGAGCGCAACGACATGGTGCAGTACTTCGCCGAGAACCTCGACGGCTTCGCCGTCACCCGCAACGGCTGGGTGCAGTCCTACGGATCGCGGGCCACCCGCCCGTCGATCCTGTGGGGAGACGTCTCTCGGCCGGCCCCCATCACCGTGGGGTGGTCGGCCTACGCCCAGAGCCTCACCGCGGCTCCGGTGAAGGGGATGCTGACGGGGCCGGTGACCATTCTGGCGTGGTCGTTCGTGCGCGACGATCAGCCGCTGGGCGAGACCGCGGACCAGGTGGCGCTCGCCCTCCGCGATGAGATCGCCGACCTCGAGGCGGCCGGCATCCGCATCATCCAGGTGGACGAGCCCGCCCTGCGCGAGCTGCTGCCGCTGAAGAGCGCCGACCAGCCGCACTACCTGGAGTGGTCGGTCGGTGCGTTCCGTCTCGCCACCGCGGGCGCCGTCCCCGCCACCCAGGTGCACACGCACCTGTGCTATTCGGAGTTCGCCGTCGTCATCGATGCGATCGCTGCGCTGGACGCCGATGTCACCTCCATCGAAGCGGCCCGCAGCCGTGGCGAGGTGATCGGCGACATCCGCTCCTCGGGCTTCGCGCGCGGCGTCGGGCCAGGCGTGTACGACATCCACTCGCCCCGGGTGCCGTCCGTCGACGAGATCGCGGGCCTCCTGTGGCGCGCCGTCACCGAGCTGCCGATCGGCCAGGTGTGGGTCAACCCCGACTGCGGACTGAAGACCCGCGGCTATGCCGAGACGGTCGCGTCGCTGGAGAACCTCGTCTCAGCCGCGCGCGTGGTGCGCGAGGAGGTGGCGGTGCGGGCCTGA
- a CDS encoding SseB family protein yields the protein MSPASEDHCGNTADSAGVAWEGRSFQSNPHAGDDGSADPALLAALLAFRAGEGDQVAVVDAYRQARLLIPLVAEKGDEGVGPTGLAVDKTQELSIVTVAAPDGRSVLPVFTSVQAMQRWDATARPVPADGMRTALAAAHDDTDLIVIDPTSETEFVLRRPAVWAIGQGQPWEPSFASPEVYRGLQESVGGELAVLDLSVEPGDPDARLRGPELVVRLQLMSGLDQAELDAVLQRLAARWAADNRIAVLVDSLTVKLLRAPE from the coding sequence ATGTCGCCGGCTTCTGAGGACCACTGCGGCAACACCGCCGACTCCGCCGGGGTCGCGTGGGAGGGACGCAGCTTCCAATCCAACCCGCACGCCGGGGATGACGGGTCCGCCGACCCGGCACTGCTGGCGGCGCTCCTCGCGTTCCGGGCGGGCGAGGGCGACCAGGTCGCCGTGGTCGACGCCTATCGGCAGGCGAGGCTGCTGATCCCGCTCGTGGCGGAGAAGGGCGACGAGGGGGTCGGTCCGACCGGGCTCGCCGTCGACAAGACGCAGGAGCTCTCGATCGTCACCGTCGCCGCGCCCGATGGACGCAGCGTGCTGCCCGTGTTCACCTCGGTGCAGGCGATGCAGCGGTGGGATGCCACCGCCCGTCCCGTACCCGCCGACGGCATGCGCACCGCGCTCGCGGCGGCCCATGACGACACCGACCTCATCGTGATCGACCCCACGTCCGAGACGGAGTTCGTGCTGCGCCGTCCCGCCGTGTGGGCGATCGGTCAGGGGCAGCCCTGGGAGCCGAGCTTCGCGTCGCCGGAGGTGTACCGCGGGCTGCAGGAGAGCGTCGGGGGAGAGCTCGCCGTGCTCGACCTGTCGGTGGAGCCGGGCGATCCCGATGCCCGGCTTCGCGGGCCGGAGCTGGTGGTGCGGCTGCAGCTGATGTCGGGCCTGGACCAAGCCGAGCTCGATGCCGTGCTGCAGCGCCTTGCCGCGCGCTGGGCGGCCGACAACCGCATCGCGGTGCTGGTCGACTCGCTGACTGTGAAACTGCTGCGCGCACCGGAATGA
- the priA gene encoding bifunctional 1-(5-phosphoribosyl)-5-((5-phosphoribosylamino)methylideneamino)imidazole-4-carboxamide isomerase/phosphoribosylanthranilate isomerase PriA: MNDFASTPELILLPAVDVAAGKAVRLTQGEAGSETTYGDPVDAAMAWARQGAQWIHLVDLDAAFGRGNNTAVLRKVIKQVRNVKGVQVELSGGIRDDRSLEAALESGASRINLGTAALENPEWAADVIARYGDAIAVGLDVRGTTLAARGWTRDGGDLWEVLDRLEAAGCTRYVLTDVTKDGTLRGPNLELLREFASRTPKPVVASGGISSLDDIAALRELVPLGVEGAIVGKALYAEAFTLAEALDVAGF, encoded by the coding sequence ATGAACGATTTCGCGTCCACCCCTGAGCTGATCCTCCTCCCCGCCGTCGACGTCGCCGCCGGCAAGGCCGTGCGCCTGACGCAGGGCGAGGCGGGTTCCGAGACGACCTACGGCGACCCCGTCGACGCCGCGATGGCCTGGGCCCGGCAGGGGGCGCAGTGGATCCACCTCGTCGACCTGGATGCGGCGTTCGGTCGCGGCAACAACACGGCGGTGCTGCGCAAGGTCATCAAGCAGGTGCGCAACGTCAAGGGCGTGCAGGTGGAGCTCTCCGGCGGCATCCGCGATGACCGCTCGCTCGAGGCCGCGCTCGAAAGCGGAGCGAGCCGCATCAACCTCGGCACCGCGGCGCTGGAGAACCCCGAATGGGCCGCCGACGTCATCGCGCGCTACGGCGACGCGATCGCGGTCGGGCTGGATGTGCGCGGCACGACGCTCGCCGCCCGGGGCTGGACCCGCGACGGCGGAGACCTGTGGGAGGTGCTCGACCGCCTCGAAGCGGCCGGCTGCACCCGTTACGTGCTCACCGACGTCACCAAGGACGGCACTCTGCGCGGCCCGAACCTCGAGCTGCTGCGCGAATTCGCCTCCCGCACCCCGAAGCCGGTCGTGGCATCCGGAGGCATCTCGAGCCTCGACGACATCGCCGCACTGCGCGAGCTCGTGCCGCTGGGGGTGGAGGGCGCCATCGTGGGCAAGGCCCTCTATGCCGAGGCGTTCACCCTGGCCGAGGCGCTGGATGTCGCCGGCTTCTGA
- the hisB gene encoding imidazoleglycerol-phosphate dehydratase HisB, whose product MTRPEARTASVRRATSESSVELDLDLDGTGRSHIDTSVPFFDHLLTAFAKHSLTDLTVRASGDTDIDAHHTVEDVAIVLGQAIREALGDKSGISRYGDALVPLDEALAQAVVDISGRPYLVHTGEPAGYEFHLIGGHFTGSLVRHTFEAITFHAGMTVHVRVLGGRDPHHIAEAEYKAFARAFRQAKALDPLVQGIPSTKGAL is encoded by the coding sequence ATGACCCGTCCCGAGGCGCGCACCGCGTCTGTGCGCCGCGCCACCAGCGAATCGTCCGTCGAGCTCGACCTCGACCTCGACGGCACCGGTCGCAGCCACATCGACACGAGCGTGCCCTTCTTCGACCACCTGCTGACCGCCTTCGCGAAGCACTCGCTGACCGACCTCACGGTGCGGGCCTCCGGCGACACCGACATCGACGCGCACCACACCGTCGAGGACGTCGCGATCGTGCTCGGCCAGGCGATCCGCGAAGCACTGGGCGACAAGAGCGGGATCTCCCGCTACGGCGACGCGCTGGTGCCTCTGGACGAGGCGTTGGCTCAGGCCGTCGTCGACATCAGCGGCCGGCCCTACCTCGTGCACACGGGGGAGCCCGCCGGCTACGAGTTCCACCTGATCGGCGGCCACTTCACGGGCTCGCTCGTGCGTCACACGTTCGAGGCGATCACCTTCCACGCCGGAATGACCGTGCACGTCAGGGTGCTGGGAGGTCGCGATCCGCATCACATCGCCGAGGCGGAGTACAAGGCGTTCGCGCGAGCGTTCCGCCAGGCCAAGGCCCTCGACCCGCTCGTGCAGGGCATCCCCAGCACGAAGGGCGCTCTGTGA
- the infC gene encoding translation initiation factor IF-3, translating to MSDPRTNDRIRVPEVRLVGPAGEQVGVVRIEVALRLAQEAELDLVEVAPNSKPPVVKIMDYGKFKYEAAQKAKEARRNQANTVLKEVRFRLKIEAHDYITKLKRAEGFLQAGDKVKAMILFRGREQSRPEQGVRLLRKFAEDVAEYGTVESSPTIDGRNMVMVVAPHKNKSEVKTEQNAQRTANKEAARQARSGDGQAADAASGDDSAAQPAE from the coding sequence ATCAGCGATCCCCGCACCAACGACCGCATCCGCGTCCCCGAGGTCCGCCTCGTCGGACCCGCGGGTGAGCAGGTCGGCGTCGTCCGCATCGAGGTGGCGCTGCGCCTGGCACAGGAGGCCGAACTCGACCTGGTCGAGGTGGCCCCGAACTCGAAGCCCCCCGTGGTCAAGATCATGGACTACGGCAAGTTCAAGTACGAGGCGGCGCAGAAGGCCAAGGAAGCGCGGCGCAATCAGGCGAACACCGTCCTCAAGGAGGTCCGGTTCCGTCTGAAGATCGAGGCGCACGACTACATCACCAAGCTCAAGCGCGCCGAGGGCTTCCTGCAGGCCGGCGACAAGGTGAAGGCCATGATCCTGTTCCGCGGCCGCGAGCAGTCGCGCCCCGAGCAGGGTGTGCGTCTGCTGCGCAAGTTCGCCGAGGACGTCGCGGAGTACGGCACCGTCGAGTCGAGCCCGACCATCGACGGCCGCAACATGGTCATGGTCGTGGCCCCGCACAAGAACAAGTCCGAGGTCAAGACGGAGCAGAACGCCCAGCGCACGGCCAACAAGGAAGCCGCACGCCAGGCCCGCTCCGGCGACGGCCAGGCAGCGGATGCCGCAAGCGGAGACGACTCCGCCGCACAGCCGGCCGAATAG
- the lexA gene encoding transcriptional repressor LexA codes for MTDATPAGRERDKPQTRRRKSLSEKQLAILEVIQRSIARHGYPPSMREIGDAVGLKSLSSVTHQLNQLELSGYLRRDPGKTRAMEVLIDLPGSAAENPADAAPSVGDAALVPLVGRIAAGVPITADQQVEEIFPLPRQLVGKGDLFMLKVSGESMIDAAICDGDWVVVRSQPTADNGDIVAAMLDGEATVKTFRQRDGHTWLLPRNSAFEPILGDESVVLGKVVAVLRAV; via the coding sequence ATGACCGACGCGACACCGGCCGGCCGCGAGCGGGACAAGCCGCAGACGCGGCGGCGCAAGAGCCTCAGCGAGAAGCAGCTGGCGATCCTCGAGGTCATCCAGCGCTCGATCGCACGGCATGGCTACCCGCCGAGCATGAGGGAGATCGGCGACGCGGTGGGACTCAAATCGCTGTCGAGCGTGACCCACCAGCTCAATCAGCTCGAGCTGAGCGGATACCTCCGGCGCGACCCCGGCAAGACGCGCGCCATGGAGGTGCTGATCGACCTGCCCGGCTCTGCCGCCGAGAATCCTGCCGATGCCGCGCCCAGCGTCGGCGACGCCGCGCTCGTGCCGCTCGTCGGCCGCATCGCCGCGGGCGTGCCGATCACCGCCGACCAGCAGGTGGAGGAGATCTTCCCGCTGCCGCGCCAGCTGGTGGGCAAGGGTGACCTGTTCATGCTGAAGGTCAGCGGCGAATCGATGATCGATGCCGCGATCTGCGACGGCGACTGGGTGGTCGTCCGCTCGCAGCCCACAGCCGACAACGGCGACATCGTCGCGGCGATGCTCGACGGCGAGGCGACGGTCAAGACGTTCCGCCAGCGCGACGGTCACACGTGGCTGCTGCCGCGCAACAGCGCGTTCGAGCCGATCCTGGGCGACGAGTCGGTCGTGCTGGGCAAGGTGGTGGCGGTGCTGCGCGCGGTATAG
- the rplT gene encoding 50S ribosomal protein L20: MARVKRAVNAHKKRRVILERASGYRGQRSRLYRKAKEQVTHSLVYAYRDRRKRKGDFRRLWIQRINAAARQNGITYNRFIQGLGLAGVQVDRRMLAELAVHEPATFASLVQTAKAALPADVNAPKA; encoded by the coding sequence ATGGCAAGAGTCAAGCGGGCAGTAAACGCCCACAAGAAGCGTCGCGTCATCCTCGAGCGCGCCTCCGGCTACCGGGGTCAGCGTTCGCGCCTGTACCGCAAGGCCAAGGAGCAGGTCACCCACTCGCTGGTCTACGCGTACCGTGACCGTCGCAAGCGCAAGGGTGACTTCCGTCGCCTCTGGATCCAGCGCATCAACGCCGCTGCCCGCCAGAACGGCATCACCTACAACCGCTTCATCCAGGGTCTGGGTCTCGCCGGCGTGCAGGTCGACCGCCGCATGCTCGCCGAGCTGGCCGTGCACGAGCCGGCCACGTTCGCCTCGCTGGTGCAGACGGCCAAGGCTGCGCTGCCCGCCGACGTCAACGCTCCCAAGGCCTGA